In Nostoc sp. CENA543, a single genomic region encodes these proteins:
- a CDS encoding non-ribosomal peptide synthetase: protein MDNSTLSPAKKALLEKWKKGKFKTEAIPKRQNSQPIPLSFSQQRLWFIHQLYHGSSFYHVTSALHLKGLLNLSALQHSLNEILRRHEAWRTIFVSGDEQPIQIVLPQLTWEIPIINIEHLANQDWETEVQQIAIKEAQKPFDLAAAPLFRASLLRLSEIENILLLTIHHIITDGWSMGVFAQELATLYAAFSNGKPSPLAELPIQYADFSIWQRDRLQGERLNTQLNYWKQQLAGKLPILQLPTDYPRPAVATFHGAKQYFTLSRELSAALTELSQQAGCTLFMTLLAAFNTLLYRYTSQEDILVGSAIANRNRAELEGLLGLFVNNLVLRNNLSGNPTFRELLSRVKDVTLNAYAHQDLPFEKLVEELQPERDLSRNPLFQVMFILQNAPTPVEEVAGLTLRNLEIDHGTSEFDITVSISDSEQGLTGFWEYNTDLFDAVTIQRLIDNFQNLLISIIINPHQSISELPLLTTPEKKQLLEWNYTQTDYPHHATLQQLLEQQVEHFPDALALISQSENLTYQQLNQKVNQLAHYLIKLGVTTETLVAICLERSVDMIIAILAILKAGGAYLPLDPNYPVERLQFMLADSQAALMISHTSLKKCWGEVKAIALDTAWDNIQQESPENPRSASEAHNLAYVIYTSGSTGTPKGVLGTHRGTVNGLHWLWKTYPFATGEICCQKTAISFVDSVWEIFAPLLQGFPTVIIPDAIAKDPQLFLETLTNYQVSRLVLVPSLLRLLLDNYPHLTQNLSHLQLWITSGEALTIDLAKTFHQLLPNAKLINLYGSSEVSANVTYYDTSLLSETSSTVPIGKPIDNTQAYILDSNLQLVPIGVAGELYIGGDGLARSYLHRPELTQERFIDNPFLRGTKLFKTGDLVRYQNNGQLEYLGRNDDQIKIRGFRIELGEIATAIAQYPSVKNAVVIPHDDAHGDKSLIAYVATQQKDIIPPLQAYLQQKLPSFMLPSACILLDEIPLTPNGKVDKQALVSHDVIPTIVNKSSVAASTFTELALVKIWEQLLNTSPIGITDNFFELGGHSFLAVRLIAQIYELFGHNLSLSTLFENPTIEKLAKIVSQPASLGANSPLVAIQSAGEYRPFFCVHAAGGDVNNYLILSKKLGREQPFYALEQTPHQQEFNPLSVEETAAYYLKEIRQVQPHGPYLLGGWCYGGIIAFEMAQQLQRQNETVDLLAVIDAILPKTIIQPDKDDDAKLVLRLAEAIKNWFNIEFAVSYNELRDLPLDEQFHFLFSKANLKISETEMAQHLQSYQLFKTHIQAMRNYIPEIYPQEITLFKASEIITHDFESHEFHTDDPLLGWGKYSSQPINMIEIPGNHFSIFNEPYIQELANHLKTSFLHTQKL, encoded by the coding sequence ATGGACAACTCCACCCTCTCCCCAGCCAAAAAAGCCCTATTAGAAAAATGGAAAAAAGGTAAATTTAAAACCGAAGCCATTCCCAAACGCCAAAACTCTCAACCCATACCATTATCTTTTTCGCAACAAAGACTTTGGTTTATTCACCAACTTTATCACGGTAGTTCTTTCTATCATGTCACCAGTGCCTTACACCTAAAAGGCTTACTGAATTTATCAGCACTTCAGCACAGCCTCAACGAAATTCTCAGACGACATGAAGCATGGCGAACAATATTTGTATCAGGAGATGAACAGCCAATACAGATAGTTTTACCTCAATTAACTTGGGAAATACCTATTATTAATATTGAGCATTTAGCTAATCAAGACTGGGAAACAGAAGTTCAACAAATTGCTATCAAAGAAGCACAAAAACCTTTTGATTTAGCTGCTGCACCATTATTCAGAGCAAGTTTACTGCGCTTGAGTGAAATAGAAAATATATTACTTTTAACCATACATCATATAATTACAGATGGGTGGTCTATGGGTGTGTTTGCCCAAGAATTAGCAACGCTATATGCGGCTTTTTCTAACGGGAAACCCTCTCCTTTAGCAGAACTGCCAATTCAATATGCAGATTTTAGCATTTGGCAACGCGATCGCCTGCAAGGAGAACGGCTAAACACTCAACTTAATTACTGGAAGCAACAATTAGCTGGTAAACTGCCAATACTCCAGTTACCTACAGATTATCCCCGTCCGGCGGTTGCAACATTTCACGGTGCGAAACAATACTTTACTTTATCAAGAGAATTAAGCGCAGCATTAACCGAATTAAGCCAGCAAGCAGGCTGTACTTTATTTATGACGCTGCTAGCGGCGTTTAATACATTACTATATCGCTACACTTCTCAAGAAGATATTTTAGTAGGTTCAGCTATTGCTAATCGTAACCGCGCCGAATTAGAAGGGTTACTTGGTTTATTTGTCAATAACTTAGTTCTGCGGAATAACTTAAGTGGTAATCCTACTTTCCGAGAACTTTTAAGTCGAGTAAAAGATGTAACTCTCAACGCTTATGCACATCAAGATTTACCTTTTGAAAAGTTAGTTGAAGAATTACAACCTGAGAGAGATTTAAGCCGGAATCCTTTGTTTCAGGTAATGTTTATTCTCCAAAATGCCCCAACACCTGTAGAAGAAGTGGCTGGGTTAACTTTGCGTAATTTAGAAATTGATCACGGTACATCGGAATTTGATATTACTGTGTCCATCTCAGACTCAGAACAAGGATTAACTGGATTTTGGGAATACAATACAGATTTATTTGATGCAGTGACAATTCAAAGATTGATTGATAATTTTCAAAATTTACTCATAAGTATTATCATCAATCCTCATCAAAGCATTTCCGAATTGCCATTACTGACAACTCCAGAGAAAAAGCAATTATTAGAGTGGAATTATACTCAAACTGATTATCCACATCACGCAACTTTACAGCAATTATTGGAGCAACAAGTCGAGCATTTTCCCGATGCTTTAGCATTAATTAGTCAGTCAGAAAATCTAACTTATCAACAACTCAACCAAAAAGTAAATCAACTTGCTCATTATTTAATTAAATTAGGAGTCACAACTGAAACTCTGGTGGCTATATGTCTAGAACGCTCTGTAGATATGATCATAGCGATTTTAGCGATTTTAAAAGCTGGCGGTGCTTATTTACCTCTAGACCCTAATTATCCCGTGGAACGCCTTCAATTTATGTTGGCTGATTCTCAAGCTGCGTTGATGATTAGTCACACATCATTAAAGAAATGTTGGGGAGAAGTAAAAGCAATCGCATTAGACACAGCCTGGGATAATATTCAACAAGAAAGTCCAGAAAACCCCCGCAGCGCATCTGAAGCACATAACCTCGCCTATGTAATTTACACCTCCGGTTCAACGGGAACGCCTAAAGGTGTGCTGGGAACCCATCGTGGTACAGTCAACGGTTTACACTGGCTATGGAAAACCTATCCCTTCGCAACTGGGGAAATTTGTTGTCAGAAAACCGCAATTAGTTTTGTTGATTCAGTCTGGGAAATTTTCGCACCCTTATTGCAAGGTTTTCCTACAGTCATTATCCCCGATGCGATCGCCAAAGACCCGCAACTTTTCCTCGAAACTCTCACTAACTATCAAGTTTCGCGCCTCGTGCTTGTCCCTTCATTATTGCGGCTACTCCTAGATAATTACCCACATCTCACACAAAATTTATCTCATCTCCAACTTTGGATTACCAGTGGAGAAGCATTAACTATTGATTTAGCCAAAACTTTTCACCAGTTATTACCAAACGCCAAATTAATTAATCTTTATGGTTCTTCAGAAGTTTCTGCCAATGTCACTTATTACGACACAAGTTTATTGAGTGAAACATCCTCCACAGTTCCCATCGGTAAACCTATAGATAACACACAAGCATATATTTTAGATAGCAATTTACAACTTGTTCCCATTGGTGTAGCTGGAGAATTATATATTGGTGGCGATGGACTAGCTAGGAGTTATTTACATCGTCCAGAACTGACACAAGAAAGATTTATTGATAACCCATTTTTAAGAGGAACTAAACTTTTCAAAACTGGTGACTTAGTACGCTATCAAAATAACGGTCAATTAGAATATCTTGGTCGTAATGATGACCAAATTAAAATTCGAGGTTTTCGTATAGAATTAGGTGAAATTGCCACTGCGATCGCTCAATATCCGTCTGTAAAAAATGCTGTTGTCATCCCTCATGATGATGCTCATGGCGATAAATCTTTAATTGCTTATGTAGCTACACAACAAAAAGATATCATCCCGCCACTACAAGCATATTTACAGCAGAAACTACCAAGTTTTATGCTACCCTCGGCTTGTATATTATTAGATGAAATTCCCCTGACACCTAATGGTAAAGTAGACAAGCAAGCACTTGTATCTCATGATGTAATTCCCACAATAGTTAATAAATCTTCCGTTGCAGCTAGCACTTTTACAGAATTAGCCCTGGTAAAAATTTGGGAACAGTTACTTAACACTAGTCCCATTGGCATTACAGATAATTTTTTTGAACTAGGAGGACATTCATTTTTAGCTGTGCGCTTAATTGCCCAAATTTATGAGCTATTTGGACACAACCTCAGCCTATCAACCCTCTTTGAAAATCCTACAATTGAAAAACTCGCCAAAATTGTCAGTCAACCAGCAAGCTTAGGTGCAAATTCTCCTTTAGTCGCCATTCAATCTGCTGGTGAATATCGTCCTTTCTTTTGTGTTCATGCAGCCGGAGGAGATGTCAACAACTACCTTATTCTCTCCAAAAAATTAGGTAGAGAACAACCATTTTACGCTCTAGAACAAACCCCCCATCAACAAGAATTTAATCCTCTGTCTGTAGAAGAAACCGCAGCTTATTACCTCAAAGAAATTCGTCAAGTCCAGCCTCATGGCCCTTATCTTTTAGGAGGTTGGTGTTACGGTGGTATCATTGCCTTTGAAATGGCACAACAACTACAAAGACAAAATGAAACAGTTGATTTACTTGCAGTAATTGACGCAATCTTGCCCAAAACTATCATCCAGCCAGACAAAGATGATGATGCTAAATTAGTGCTGCGTTTAGCTGAAGCTATCAAAAACTGGTTCAATATAGAATTTGCCGTTTCCTATAATGAGCTACGAGATTTACCACTAGATGAACAATTTCATTTCTTATTTAGCAAAGCTAACCTCAAAATTAGCGAGACAGAAATGGCACAACATCTGCAAAGTTATCAGCTATTCAAAACCCATATTCAAGCCATGCGGAATTATATTCCAGAGATTTATCCCCAAGAAATTACATTATTTAAAGCCAGCGAAATAATTACCCACGACTTTGAAAGTCACGAATTCCATACAGATGATCCCTTATTAGGTTGGGGTAAATATTCTTCCCAACCTATCAACATGATTGAAATTCCCGGCAATCATTTCTCTATATTTAATGAGCCTTACATCCAAGAATTAGCCAATCACTTAAAAACATCTTTCCTCCACACTCAAAAACTCTAA
- a CDS encoding type I polyketide synthase, which translates to MNPENKFPSIDDDAIAIIGMAGRFPGAKNVDSFWQNLRDGVESITFFTDEELLSVGIKPKSLNDPNYVKAFGLLEDIELFDPNFFGFTPKEAELIDPQHRLFIECVWEALENAGYNSETYPGQIGLFAGAALSSYLLNNLFSNFYPHWDALNSVESFQMFVGNDKDHLPTQISYKLNLKGPSVNVQTACSTSLVAVHFACQSLLNGESDMALAGGVSVHLPQTSGYYYEQGGILSIDGHCRAFDAHASGTIFGNGLGVVVLKRLEDAVRDRDYIHAIIKASAINNDGSLKVGYTAPSVEGQTAVILEALALADVEPETISYIETHGTGTVLGDPIEIKALTQAFRDSTDKKGFCAVASTKTNIGHLNTAAGVAGLIKTVQALKHQQIPPNLHFQTPNPQIDFANSPFYINTTLSEWQSNGTPRRAGVSSFGIGGTNAHVILEEAPVLRQGAGGRVQGRDYQLLCLSAKSEQALEKITINLATHLQQHPELNLADVAYTLSVGRRAFDYRRMVVCRDIEDAIEVLTNLDPERVFSYYQKPSKRPVIFMFSGQGTQYVNMARELYEVEPIFQEQVDICADILQPQLGLDIRQILYPSEQQIQTASAQLQQTSLAQPALFTIEYALAKLWMSWGVLPTAMIGHSIGEYVAATLAGVFSLEDALTLVAARGKMMQQQPPGSMLAVPLSEADVKQFLGEELSLAAINSPSACVVSGKTEVVETLQNYLATKNINSRLLHTSHAFHSQMMEPILAAFTEQVKKANPKPPKIPFISNLTGTLIQANEATNPHYWSQHLRSCVRFSQGISELLKQAEGIFIEVGSGRTLSTLTRQHLTNNAKQLVVTSLRHPQEQQADIAFILNTLGQLWLAGIDINWSEFYSHKQPYRVPLPTYPFERQRYWIEAKIPSFGSQEENQVFSNSANFTETKVQESNISYSRPHIDNTYIAPTNELESQIAKVWQEVLGIQQIGIYDNFFELGGDSLIATQLASRLQANFPVELPLRELLLKALTIAKQAEIIEELLLEKLTELSEEEVQLILKT; encoded by the coding sequence ATGAATCCTGAAAATAAATTTCCTAGCATCGATGATGATGCAATAGCAATAATTGGTATGGCTGGGCGTTTTCCTGGTGCTAAGAATGTTGATAGTTTTTGGCAAAATTTACGAGATGGTGTAGAGTCAATTACTTTCTTTACTGATGAAGAATTGCTATCAGTCGGTATCAAGCCAAAATCACTTAATGATCCTAATTATGTCAAAGCATTTGGTTTATTAGAAGATATCGAATTATTTGATCCTAATTTTTTTGGTTTCACTCCTAAAGAAGCAGAATTAATAGATCCGCAACATAGATTATTTATAGAATGTGTTTGGGAAGCATTAGAAAATGCTGGCTACAATTCTGAAACTTATCCTGGTCAAATAGGATTGTTTGCTGGTGCTGCTTTAAGTTCTTATTTATTAAATAATTTATTTTCTAACTTTTATCCCCATTGGGATGCGTTAAACTCAGTCGAATCATTTCAAATGTTTGTTGGGAATGATAAAGACCATTTACCTACACAAATTTCTTATAAATTAAATTTAAAAGGGCCAAGTGTTAATGTTCAAACTGCTTGTTCGACATCATTAGTAGCGGTGCATTTTGCTTGTCAAAGTTTACTCAACGGCGAAAGTGATATGGCTTTGGCTGGTGGTGTATCTGTACATTTACCCCAAACATCTGGCTACTACTATGAACAAGGGGGAATTTTATCAATTGATGGTCACTGTCGCGCCTTCGATGCTCATGCTAGTGGTACTATTTTCGGTAACGGCTTGGGTGTAGTTGTGCTGAAGCGATTAGAAGATGCTGTGCGCGATCGCGATTACATTCATGCCATAATTAAAGCTTCAGCAATTAATAATGATGGCTCTTTAAAAGTAGGTTATACAGCACCTAGTGTAGAAGGTCAAACAGCAGTAATTTTAGAAGCATTAGCATTAGCTGATGTGGAACCAGAAACTATTTCTTATATTGAAACTCATGGAACGGGTACTGTACTAGGAGACCCCATCGAAATAAAGGCTCTCACACAAGCTTTTCGTGATAGCACTGATAAAAAAGGTTTTTGTGCTGTCGCTTCCACAAAAACAAATATTGGACACCTGAATACGGCTGCGGGTGTGGCTGGTTTAATTAAAACTGTTCAAGCCCTTAAACATCAACAAATACCTCCCAATTTACACTTTCAAACTCCTAATCCTCAAATAGATTTTGCTAACAGTCCCTTTTATATCAATACCACTCTTTCAGAATGGCAAAGTAACGGTACACCGCGCCGAGCTGGGGTTAGTTCCTTCGGTATTGGTGGAACTAATGCTCATGTGATTTTGGAGGAAGCACCTGTTTTGAGGCAGGGGGCAGGGGGCAGGGTGCAGGGGAGAGATTATCAACTATTATGTTTATCGGCTAAAAGTGAGCAGGCACTTGAGAAAATAACAATTAATCTTGCTACACATTTACAACAACATCCTGAATTAAATTTGGCTGACGTGGCTTATACCCTCAGTGTTGGGCGGCGGGCTTTTGACTATCGGCGGATGGTTGTTTGTCGTGATATTGAAGATGCAATTGAAGTATTAACAAATTTAGACCCAGAACGAGTTTTTAGCTACTACCAAAAACCGAGCAAACGTCCCGTTATATTTATGTTCTCAGGGCAGGGAACGCAATATGTAAATATGGCGCGAGAACTGTATGAAGTTGAGCCAATTTTTCAAGAACAGGTAGATATTTGTGCAGATATTCTTCAACCACAATTGGGGCTAGATATACGTCAAATACTATATCCTAGTGAACAACAAATACAAACAGCTTCCGCCCAACTGCAACAAACATCTCTGGCTCAACCTGCATTATTCACCATTGAATACGCCTTAGCCAAGTTATGGATGTCTTGGGGTGTGTTACCTACGGCGATGATAGGTCATAGTATTGGTGAGTATGTAGCCGCTACTTTAGCTGGTGTATTTTCTTTAGAAGATGCTTTAACTTTAGTTGCTGCGAGAGGAAAAATGATGCAGCAACAGCCACCTGGAAGTATGCTGGCTGTACCGCTATCAGAAGCAGATGTAAAACAATTTTTAGGTGAGGAACTTTCTCTAGCTGCAATTAATAGTCCATCTGCTTGTGTTGTTTCTGGAAAGACAGAAGTTGTTGAGACTTTGCAAAACTATTTAGCTACTAAAAATATAAATTCTCGTCTGTTGCATACATCTCACGCCTTCCATTCGCAGATGATGGAACCAATTTTAGCGGCGTTTACTGAACAAGTGAAAAAAGCTAATCCCAAACCGCCCAAAATTCCCTTCATTTCTAATCTTACTGGTACTTTGATTCAAGCCAATGAAGCGACAAATCCCCATTATTGGAGTCAACATCTACGCTCTTGTGTGAGATTTTCACAAGGTATATCTGAGTTATTAAAACAAGCAGAAGGTATCTTTATAGAAGTAGGATCAGGACGGACATTAAGTACATTAACAAGGCAGCATTTAACAAATAATGCTAAACAATTAGTTGTAACTTCTCTCCGCCATCCCCAAGAACAACAAGCAGATATTGCTTTTATACTAAATACATTAGGTCAGCTATGGCTAGCAGGAATAGACATAAATTGGTCAGAATTTTATAGCCACAAACAACCTTATCGTGTTCCTTTACCTACTTATCCTTTTGAACGTCAACGTTATTGGATTGAAGCAAAAATACCATCATTTGGATCACAAGAAGAAAATCAAGTTTTTTCTAACTCAGCCAACTTTACAGAAACGAAAGTACAAGAATCAAATATATCTTATTCCCGACCCCATATCGACAATACTTACATTGCTCCCACCAACGAATTAGAATCACAAATTGCCAAAGTCTGGCAAGAAGTTTTAGGAATTCAACAAATTGGCATTTATGACAACTTCTTTGAATTGGGCGGAGACTCTTTAATAGCTACTCAACTTGCTTCTCGCCTACAAGCAAACTTCCCTGTAGAATTACCACTCCGCGAACTGTTATTAAAAGCCTTAACTATCGCCAAGCAAGCAGAAATAATTGAAGAACTACTGCTAGAAAAACTCACCGAATTATCTGAAGAAGAAGTTCAACTTATCCTCAAAACTTAA
- a CDS encoding class I SAM-dependent methyltransferase, whose translation MYLASPIIEDNALNLYNNWAFAYPQDNSSELWLEFLGKHILEHLPENARILDVGCGQGQLVNKLIAKGYQVTGVDLSDEMLRYARKNAPSGEFIQSDIRSFEMPPTFHAVVSSSTVFNYMLSIEDLTKAFQKVYDSLLPNGWFGFDLSEGELVREDNNLVEECSGDFGDDYTWLQRSIYDPKSKLWQSHYVTFQLLDGNWQRRDVNCTAKAYSRTEVQSVLEKVGFTKVLVNDVTQDAEISGLADSRIIYVFRKSIF comes from the coding sequence ATGTATTTAGCAAGTCCCATCATAGAAGATAATGCCCTAAATCTTTACAACAACTGGGCTTTTGCATATCCACAAGATAATAGCAGCGAACTTTGGCTGGAATTTTTGGGAAAACATATATTAGAACACTTGCCTGAAAATGCTCGTATTTTAGATGTTGGTTGCGGTCAGGGTCAATTAGTCAATAAACTGATTGCTAAAGGTTATCAAGTAACTGGGGTTGATTTATCAGACGAAATGTTGCGTTATGCTCGCAAGAATGCACCCAGTGGCGAATTTATTCAGAGTGATATACGCTCTTTTGAAATGCCACCTACTTTTCATGCAGTTGTTTCATCGAGTACAGTATTCAACTATATGTTGAGTATTGAAGACTTAACAAAGGCTTTTCAAAAAGTATATGATTCGCTATTGCCAAATGGCTGGTTTGGCTTCGATTTGAGCGAAGGAGAATTAGTGAGAGAAGATAACAATTTAGTTGAGGAATGTAGTGGTGATTTTGGCGATGACTATACGTGGCTACAACGTTCAATTTACGACCCAAAAAGTAAGTTATGGCAAAGTCATTATGTGACATTTCAATTGCTCGATGGTAACTGGCAACGAAGGGATGTAAATTGTACAGCTAAAGCTTATTCTCGGACAGAGGTGCAGTCTGTTCTAGAAAAAGTGGGCTTTACAAAAGTTTTGGTCAATGATGTTACACAGGATGCTGAAATATCTGGTTTAGCAGATTCAAGAATAATATACGTTTTTCGTAAAAGTATATTCTAA
- the panP gene encoding pyridoxal-dependent aspartate 1-decarboxylase PanP codes for MTLSKPEMLKQSYLFETEEILHSDVEEHIRQLFSLSHSENIDEYVDEISDKFIGADDASSDIDLDSLVAKFCDSQVPSHPADFTSYLEYLADNVIAHSIHTASPRFIGHMTSALPYFVQPLAKLMTAMNQNSVKIETAKSLSFYERQALAMLHRQIYNLSDNFYAEHIQNSQSTLGILTSGGTTANITAMWCARNDILGAKDDFLGVEKEGLIAALNFYGYKGAAIIGSELMHFSFDKAADLLGIGNRGLMKIPVDSNNRVRVRLLRQAVAKCREQNLCIIAIIGIAGTTDSGGVDSLLDIAEIAQEANVHFHVDAAWGGPLVFSQKHRYKLAGIEQANSVTIDGHKQLYLPMGIGMLFLREPQMAQSIEKQASYTMRKGSFDLGKRALEGSRPGMALFLHAGLNLIGSKGYEFLIDEGIRKTQYMANKIRLMPEFELLAEPDSNLLLYRYIPESLRELVAKKQLTEIDNLFINKFNERLQKNQRQAGRTFISRTMKTSNCFSQEISIVALRAVLANPLTTEDDIDAVLQDQIQIASEISRLEDEKNYSFE; via the coding sequence ATGACGTTAAGTAAACCAGAAATGCTAAAACAAAGTTACTTGTTTGAGACTGAGGAAATATTGCATTCTGATGTTGAAGAACACATTAGGCAATTATTTAGTCTGTCTCATTCAGAAAATATAGATGAGTATGTTGATGAAATATCTGATAAGTTTATTGGGGCAGATGATGCTAGTAGTGATATTGATTTAGATTCATTGGTGGCAAAGTTTTGTGATAGTCAAGTACCGAGTCATCCTGCTGATTTTACTAGCTATTTAGAATACTTGGCTGATAATGTCATTGCTCATTCAATTCATACGGCTTCACCAAGATTTATTGGTCACATGACTTCGGCATTGCCATATTTTGTGCAACCGTTAGCTAAGTTGATGACGGCGATGAATCAAAATTCGGTGAAAATTGAGACAGCAAAATCTCTCAGTTTTTACGAGCGTCAAGCTTTAGCAATGTTGCATCGGCAAATATATAATCTATCTGATAATTTTTACGCTGAACATATACAAAATAGTCAAAGTACATTGGGTATTTTGACATCTGGTGGGACAACAGCAAACATTACTGCTATGTGGTGCGCTCGGAATGATATTTTGGGTGCAAAAGATGATTTTTTGGGTGTAGAAAAAGAGGGTTTAATCGCAGCATTAAATTTTTATGGCTATAAAGGTGCAGCCATTATTGGCTCGGAATTAATGCACTTTTCTTTTGATAAAGCGGCAGATTTGTTAGGTATTGGAAATCGGGGTTTAATGAAAATTCCGGTGGATAGTAACAATCGAGTGCGAGTGCGATTGCTACGTCAAGCTGTAGCTAAATGTCGTGAGCAAAACTTGTGTATAATTGCCATTATTGGTATTGCTGGTACTACAGATTCAGGCGGTGTAGATTCACTCTTAGATATTGCCGAAATTGCCCAAGAAGCTAATGTTCATTTTCATGTAGATGCTGCTTGGGGAGGGCCTTTAGTTTTTTCTCAAAAACATCGCTATAAACTTGCAGGTATTGAACAAGCTAATTCCGTCACCATTGATGGACATAAACAACTTTATCTGCCAATGGGAATTGGGATGCTATTTCTGCGTGAACCGCAAATGGCACAATCAATTGAAAAACAAGCCAGCTATACCATGCGTAAGGGATCTTTCGATTTAGGTAAACGCGCTTTGGAAGGTTCTCGTCCTGGTATGGCGTTATTCTTACACGCTGGACTGAATTTAATTGGTAGTAAAGGATATGAATTTTTAATTGATGAAGGTATTAGAAAAACTCAATATATGGCTAATAAAATTCGTTTAATGCCTGAGTTTGAGTTATTAGCAGAACCTGATAGCAACTTGCTCCTTTATCGTTATATTCCCGAATCTTTAAGAGAGCTTGTCGCTAAAAAACAATTGACGGAAATTGACAATTTATTTATTAATAAATTTAATGAACGTCTGCAAAAAAATCAACGCCAAGCGGGACGAACTTTTATCTCGCGGACAATGAAAACGAGCAATTGCTTTAGTCAAGAAATTTCCATTGTGGCACTACGGGCAGTATTAGCAAATCCATTGACAACTGAAGATGATATTGATGCGGTTTTGCAGGATCAGATCCAGATTGCCTCAGAAATTTCACGCTTAGAAGATGAAAAAAATTACAGTTTTGAATAA